TAATACCAATGCTTGCAACCCAGTACAACTCAATGCTACCCAAGATTGCACGGATGTGGGACTTGATAGTTGCACAATGCATAAGCGATGACTACTCAACAGCAAAAGAAGCATTTAGGGTGATTGATGTCATGATCGAATATAGTGGTGATTTTTTGACTAAGAGATTTAGTGATCTTTGGGAGACATTAAAGGAAAAATCACAATTCATCGATGCAAAATCGTACTCAAGTACACCTAAGGACTTATTATCGAGGACTAGTATGGTTTCAATTGAAAAGAAGGCGCTTAATCCCATACAAGAAGTCCGTTTAAGTATGTGTAAGGCTTTAATTACAGGAGCCTCTACTTGCGAATTACACCTTCCAGATGAAAAATTGAGTGAAATGTTAAACTACATGAACTATTATAATATAATACCATACCTAGATCCCTCACATACGCTATCAGCTCACTGCATTGATATATTATACTCCATATAGCATTGTGATATACGTAAGCTTTATACGCAGTAGTAGACTAATTATATAATCTCGGAGCAGAATGGTAAAAAAATTTTATAATGGTGGGTTAAAATATATAACGTAAGTAAATGGTAGACAACCTGTTTTGCTACTTATTTACCATCACAGCTCATGATTTGGTCGAGAATATTgtaataataatatttaCTTAGCAGGTTTTTAAAAGTGTTTTAGTTGTGTTCCTTGAGGGTTTTTACATTCGAACTGTTCTAAGACCGCTAACTTTGGATAAAAAAGATACTGTAGATGTTATGGCTGATGATTCGCACTATACTACGCCGCACGAAGCGGCTTTAGCTATTGTTGCAACTGCTATGAAGAAGTCTAGATTAAGTTTGGACACGCTACTTGTTAATTCCACTGTCGGCGGCATATTATTCAGCGCTGGAAGTATGCTGTTTTTAGCTGGGCATGCAGGGAATTTAAGCTTGATAGAATCGAATCCCGGATTATTGGACTTTTTAGGAGCTGTAACGTTTGTTATTggtttattttttgttGTTATGAACGGTGCAGATTTGTTTAACTCCAATATCCTGTTCTTCAGTGTAGCATTATTACGGAATGCAGTTTCGATATATGATCTAATAGTGTCTTGGGTACTAAGTTGGGCCTGTAACTTAATTGGGACGCTTTTCGTATGCTATGTGATTTGCCACTTGTCAGGTGTCTCTTCAAGTGCTGATTGGGTTACAGCATCACGTCTGATCGTTGACCAAAAAGCCGCGCATTCATTTATCGAAACATTTATTCGAGGGATAGCAGGGAatttttttgtttcatTGGCAGTTTATCTGCAATTAATGGCGAAACCACCGCATGTGAAGTTGATTATTATGGTCCTTCCTATATTTACTTTCGTTGCCATGGGATTTACACATGTGGTGGCTGACATGTATCTTATAATGATGGGGATGATAAATGGGGCCAACTTATCTGTTGGTAGATATATCTGGGCTTTATTATTGCCAAGCACTCTTGGAAATATTGTAGGAGGGTTTATATTCAGTGCGATAGTCCCATTTTATTTGCATATTATCGTTGTAGAAAGAGACAGAAAGAGGCTTTATCTTCCTGAATATGCTGTACGGGACGAACAGACAGACGTAAATGTTGACTCTAGGGTCGTCCGGATAAACAGCGACGAAGGGCGTAGAGAAGGATCGGATGGGAGTGAAAAATCGTCATCTACTGTCTCCCAAAGTTCCGGCATGTTTGAAGCTAAAAGTCAAATATCTTTGCCTTTGCATTTGGCTTCTGGAATATCTACCCTATCTGAAATACGTCTACGCGGGACGAGAAGCGAAGATAGGTCACATGCTGCCTTGCCTATTCGCGGAATAAAGACTCCATTGGCAAGCGAAGTAAACCTTCACAACGCGCAGAATACAAGTGATAAAGAGATGAGTAAGCATTCTGTAAATTCAGATCCATACATGGGAACTTCATCCATTGCAAGTTTAGCATCTCTATCTCAGAACTCTGCTTATAAAGTTCCTACCACGTTGCATAATGATACTCATGAAAACACTACCAATTATGATCCATTGGTACAAATGCCCATGCAATACCATCCCGGCCATTCAATTGATACTAATGTCACATTAAAACTGCAGCGTTCTCCATCTACTTCAGAAAAAAACCTTGGCCACAAACTCCAAAAAACTATCTCCAGTCTAACCTCTCCAGGTAAAATTCAAAGCACCGATGATCGTTCGTCGCTGCCTTTATCTAACCAAGAATGTTACAAGTTCGTGCCAGGGTCCACTCCTAATGTAGGACGCGGCAACATTGTTCGAAGTCGATCATTTGGGCAATTCATCAAAGCTGTAAGCAAACCATTCAAAGCACCTGCATCACACGATATTCATGAGATATACAGAAGATTATCTGAAGCAGGGATAACATCAACTGCTGCAAGAGCATCTGACAATATTGCTGGTGTCGACAATTACGAAGGTGTAAAACTACCGCAGAGAGATATGCTATTTAAGCGTAACCTCATGAAGAGACTTTCATATCCAGATGCAGCAGCATTACGAAATGATAAACTATGAACTTAGGTGGAATAAACCAACTTTTCGATTGCTAGTATTGTTGATTTTGTTATGAATCGCTTTCGATCATCAATCAGCCTGGCTTAACGCATATACCTAAAAATAAACGTACATGAAAGAAATGACACAAAAGATATAGACATATAGAACTTACAAAAGCTCATCATATAAATCATTAATTACTAATAATATCATATATGAAGATTTTAGCCTGTTTAAACTTATAGTTAAAACATCGTCGTGAACGACCGACAATCCATAGTGCAAACGCGTCACGTTAATTTCATTTACTTACAAGTAAACTTCAACACTAGTCGACACCAAACATTAAGTTCAGTTATTGATATAAACTAGAGTGTAGGATGACCAAGAATCTCCCTAGACTGTCATTTAACAAGAATATAATCTCTTCTGTGAATGATACGCTATCATCAAATGAATTATTAGCCAGATTAGGAACCTTACATGACGAACTTTCATTATTTGAACAGGGGCAATTGGCCATTGATTCATTATCTCGCTATAAGTCAGATTTAATTAGTAAGAAACTTTTGAAGAGTAAAGATCCTGGTGTTCAAGCTTTTGTTGCATGCTGTTTGAGTGATCTTTTAAGACTATATGCACCCGATGCCCCATATACGGACGCCGAATTATGTGAAATATTCAAGTTATTTATCAATCAGTTCAAAATGTTATCTGATGCTGAAAATGGGTACTACGTACAGCAAACATACCTAATTACAAGGTTACTAGAGTTTAGGTCGATAGTGTTGGTTACTGATTTGTCTTCGTCTCCTAAACTCATTGAAGATATATTCGCGGTATTTTATGATAAAGAGCACAATTCTTTCCAGCCTAAGTTGACGAAAATCATTGGCTGCTTACTAGGTGAAATCCTCTCCGAGTGTGAATCAGTGCCAATGTCTGTTCTGAgaaatatttttaataaattctTAACGCATGATCTTGGCGATAAATTAAATCCTCTGAAGTCCACAATAAAGGATCCGGCATTCGAGTTTTCTTTGACTATTTGTCAGTCTTACTCGAACCGGCTTGGTCGTCATTTTACAAAGTTTTATTCAGAAATATTGTACGGTATTACAAACTCAGAGCAGAATAGAGAAACCGGCCAGTCGGGAGTTATTCAGTCCACGCTGGACGCAGGATTCAAGACTCTAACTAAATTACACAAATTGACCGCAAATATCTGGCAACATGTTCCGGAATTGTTAAGTTCAGTTGTGGGATTTGTGTACCAAGAATTATGCTCGGACAATATCCCGTTAAGAATCGGGGCAACTAGACTAGTTGCAAATATCCTAGCGATACCGTCCGAGGTAAATTTTGTGACACAATATAATGACACTTACAAGGCATGGTTGTTAAAAATTGCGGATATTAATAGTACTGTACGATCTGAATGGGTCAATGGTATACCAGACATTATTAATGCGCGGACCGATATCAGTGAGGATATTTGCAAAGGAATAATCAAGACTTTACTTGATGTGAATGAGACCGTTAGATTAAACACAGTTGAAATCTTTCAGGACATGCCAATAAAAAACTTTTGGAACTTCATTAAGGATGCTACAATTTATACGGAGCTCTTACAGTTGACCAGAGAGAAGAACAAAAACATTAGAGAAAATTGCATCAAAGTAGTAGCTAGAATTTATACCGAATCAGTTGACGAAATTGAAAGAAACCGTGAAAATGAAGAACTTTGGGAAGTTGTTGACAAAACACCTTGTGTCCTCTTCAATCTCTACTATATTAATGATCCGAACATTACTTTCCAAACGGACACTGTGATATTTGAGAAGCTCTTTCCGTTACAACCAAATGATGGATTAAGGGTTAAAAGGTTATTACTTCTGCTGAGTCATTTTGATCAAAAAGCGTTTTCATCATTCTTTGCGTACAATAAAAGACAGGTACAGATGAGTAACGTCTTGAATAAATTCATTGAACTTTGTGAGGTTATAAATTCGCCTGATTCAAACGAAGAAAGTAAACTGAAACTGAACAAGACAATTGACTGGTTTGTGGCCACACTACCCACCCAAATAGACTGCAAGGCTATCTTTGAGAAGTTTTTGGAATTGAATGATAAAAGAATACATCATTTGATAAAAACCTGTATTAAGCGCGATGTTAATTATTCAACGATGAAGAATTCAATGGTAGAACTAATCACAAGGCTAAAAGATGAGGAGctgtttaaaaaacgaAACGTTAAAATTGGCTCTTCCTTCACTAGAGATACATTTCAATCAGTTTTTAAGATTTTGATTTACAGAAGCGCACCTTTGATATATAATGTTTCAACTGTTCCGTTATTACTGGATAACAACAGGAATTCTACTACTCTGGACCTAAAGAGGAAGTTAGTAGAGCATATATCTGAAGTTAATCCTACTATTTTCAGGGACCAATTGGTTTCTTTAAAGGAAATAGTGAAAAGACTTGATGATACAGACATTTTGCCTGGAGAAACAATGACTGTAAGCGAAGCTCTAAAGACGATTTACAAAATCTCTATATCCCTTACAGATATAGTAGACATGGATGATGAATTCTTTATTACCAGATTGAAAGAATTGGCTGTTGATGGTACACCAGACGAGGCAAAGTATGCCTTGAAACTAATATCTTTGACGTCTAATAAGACGGAGATCTTAACCAGCATTAAAAAACAAATTTTGCCATTAGCAATTGAGGACTGTAAGAACTTCCCCTCGCATATACTCGTTTTGGCGGAGATATTTAAGATAGACCCTCATGTCCTTGATGATGACTCAACTGACATTGTAAGCTACTTAATCAGACACACTTTATTGGCAAACCAAGTTGTGGGAGACTCTCAATCAGATGGTGTATGGATCAATGATACACAGCTCAATGATCCAGTGTATTATCCTTTGGCATCTAAATTGTACTCGCTAAAGTTATTTACCAATAAACTAAGATCTATATCAAATGAGGTTGCGGATGATGAAATAGCGCAGACGTTTACTGAAAAAACCATGAAGCTCTTCTTCTATATGCTTGCTAATGGAGGGGAATTAATAGCTGAATCTAACAATGAAAACTACCCTACTCCAAATAATTATCAGACAAAGCTAAGATATTACGCAGGAATACAAGTCTTAAAAGTCGCAAAGGTTCCCAACTTTAATAGCTTCATTCTGCCAAAGGATATCATGAAATTGGTGAACTTGGTTGAAGATGAATGCCTAGAAGTACGAAGAGCGTTTTTGGATAAGCTTCGCCATTATATCGGTAATGAGTATATTTCCATCAAGTTCCTGCCTTTAGTGTTTTTTATGGCATATGAACCAGATACCCAACTGAAGCAGGATATCAAAACATGGATAAATTTCACCATTAACAAAACTGGGTTCCAGAAGGGTACCATTTTTGAAAGAGCTTTGCCAAGACTAATACATTGCATTGCAAACCACCCAGATGTTATTGAAGGGATAAAAGAATCCGGTGACACTTTCTTGAATAGTATAACGACTGCCATTGACTATTTAGTCTTCTACTTCGATTCCGTCGCCTCTTCGCGAAACATCTGCTTATTATACTATTTGGCAGGAAGAGTAAAGCAATACCAAGACAGTACTATAAACGAGGAAGCTGATACAAATGATGGAGCGCAATCTTCTCCCAAAAATATTTACATTATTTCTGAACTCACACAACTGATTTTATCAGAATTGAAGAATCAACGTGGTTGGAATTTACCTGTATACCCAGGCAAATTAAATCTTCCTTCTGACTTATACCAACCTTTTCCAAGCATGGATGAAGCCCAACGCAACACTTTTGTTAGCTATTTACCTGATGATCAAATTGATTCCTTGGTAGCGAATATTAAAGGCAAATTATCGCGTCTATCACATAACTCGTCTACTAGAAAACAAATCACccagaagaagaagcttACGAGTGAATACCAGAATTCTCGTCCTAGTTCTTCAAATAAACCGAAAAGACGTAAAATAAAGGATAATGATGCTGACGGCGATGATTCGGATACGTCTGACGCATATGTTCCCAAACTGAGAAACGAAAATGCAAATATCCGAAAAAGTACTAGGAGTAGGAAGACTGTAAACTATGTTGAAGACGATGAGAATGAAAATGGAGACTAAATTGCGTCAAGGGAAAATTGTTATACTGATTAAGTTGCCAACGTAAATTATATTTACAAATTGTATAATGTTAATGTTCTGTGAAAATGGCACCATTAAAAGGACCTTGATTGTACAATTAGCGCGTCTTTGTGAGCTGCTTTCTTGTATGAATGTGCATAAAGCAGCGACCCTATTTATTCAATCCAAAGAATGTAAGCACATCCTTTTTCGGTTTTGATTCGATCAACTTTTTTAGTAGCTGTAATTGTTTTATTTCCTCGTATGATACCTCTTCCTTTATCAATTCAGTACTCGCGACAGTGCAGAGCTCCTTTAAATCCCACAACTTCCTTGTTGTATCAGGAAGTGAAAAGTACAACCAAGGTTTCATCTCATCGTTTGGAAGTGAGTACAACAACTTATCTAGAAAATAAGATTGCTGACATATCTCCTGAAAACGCTGAGCTTGTTTAGCCTTATAAACCTTGTCCAGAAATTCTAATTTCACATTATGTTCTTGAACCCTAGGTATAACGTTGTATTTCTTACCTGCCTCCCAGGCATTTTGCATATCTTTGCCTACATTCGCTACAATTGGGACGGTGTCAAGTTTAATTTCAATATCCCCATCATTACAGGCACCTAGAGGAAGCGATATATAATTTTGATGTCTTGCAAGCCTTCTCTTCTCTTTTGGCACAATTGCGTGCAAAGGACACTTCCATTTGGAACCCAAGTTCTTGCGAGATGCCCTGGGGACTGGCAGGCAGTCCAAATGCCATGGTGTACTACAGTAATCACATTGCATTATTGTACGTTCTGTCTCCGGGTGATCCCAAGTCCCCATTTTAGTTGTTTTACATTTGTAACATTTTAAAAACTCTTGCTCGTCTGGGCCTGTGAAGTGTGTATCCGGGTTATACGAATCGGATTTAGTAATCGATTGTCGGTAAGGTGCATTAAAAAGCTGTCTATCAGTTAGCGGTTCTTTCATATTATCATCTTGGTATTCACCATGTGGTCCTGTTTGAACATTTATAAAAGTATCCTTTATCTGTTGGGTTAACGTAAATTGCTGGGAATTCATCGATTTTAATTGAAACAGTAGCTTGCCAAATAACGATACACCTGCTACTTTAGCATGCTGAGAAAGGAACTGCCGCTGGTTTTTTGCAGTTATGGTCTTATTTGGATTCTTTTGCTTAAATCTACATTCATGACATGACCAATCACCTTCTGGCAGATTGTCGGGGTCTAGCGGTGGGTTCAAGCATGCAAAATGAAACGACTTCGGGCATGTATCACAACATAGGAAGATACCAGTTTGAAAGCAGGCGGAGCAAAAGTCGTTGTTCTCTATATCCTTCCTCGGTCCTCGTATTTCAGGTAAATGCACGTGGTTTGCAGTACTATTCTGCCCAAACAACTTGGAATCCTTATCTTTGATAGCTTTAATTCTTTTATGCTTAACAGAAAGAGAAACCACCGTAGGTGCTGTATTAGCATCGGGTTTGCCCCTTTTCCTATTTTCTAAGTTATATTTCCTCTTAAGAGCAGCTGTATGTTCTCTTGCTTCCGCATGAATGTCATTCGGAGTTACCTCTGACCTGAGGCTACTTACTTCCTGAAACTTATCCTCGTCCTTAACCAAGGCCTGCTTGTAATGCTGTTCCATTTCCACAGGTATTTCACGACTCACCTTATAGTTCCATAAGGATTCTTTCTTCACCCTCTCGTTCGGAAGAGCACTCAGTGGCGCTCCAGTTACACCATTAATAGGCTCTGAAATGCTTGGCTCATTAAAAACCACTTCGCCACCCACTTGTACTTTCACCACTGGCTTATTCAGTCCTTCTTCAGTTTCCAAATGCCCATCATGGTTTTCATGCTCGAATTCACCAGCTGAAGGCGTATTCATTTTTAGACCTGGTGAAGCATTATCCTCTTCTTTTATGACCTTCCTCCTCTTAAGGTTGTAGTCAATATTACTTGAAACCGTACGTTTGGGCCTTGACCTTATCATTACCAACACTTTTGATCCTCCAAATACCGACTTAATCCACCTATTTCTCTACCAGTTTCTAAGCGTTTCACTGAATTAAAATTTTCAATGCTAAGTATCCGCTTTTTCTTATAAACTTTCTTTCAAATCACTTTTTTTAGTGACAATTGGGAGGGGGAGATCGAGTAAAGCAAGTTCGCCTTTGTATTTGCTGAAGGTTAGTAGACTTTAAAAGTTGAGAAGTATTTTATTTTGTTGCACAATATAGAGGAACATACATAAGAACACAGAGAATATGTATAAAATAGACCATTAGAACCGCTACTTGGTACTAACCAATTAGATGACATATATATTTTGTTAGA
This window of the Eremothecium sinecaudum strain ATCC 58844 chromosome VII, complete sequence genome carries:
- the RCO1 gene encoding Rco1p (Syntenic homolog of Ashbya gossypii AGL075C; Syntenic homolog of Saccharomyces cerevisiae YMR075W (RCO1)) codes for the protein MIRSRPKRTVSSNIDYNLKRRKVIKEEDNASPGLKMNTPSAGEFEHENHDGHLETEEGLNKPVVKVQVGGEVVFNEPSISEPINGVTGAPLSALPNERVKKESLWNYKVSREIPVEMEQHYKQALVKDEDKFQEVSSLRSEVTPNDIHAEAREHTAALKRKYNLENRKRGKPDANTAPTVVSLSVKHKRIKAIKDKDSKLFGQNSTANHVHLPEIRGPRKDIENNDFCSACFQTGIFLCCDTCPKSFHFACLNPPLDPDNLPEGDWSCHECRFKQKNPNKTITAKNQRQFLSQHAKVAGVSLFGKLLFQLKSMNSQQFTLTQQIKDTFINVQTGPHGEYQDDNMKEPLTDRQLFNAPYRQSITKSDSYNPDTHFTGPDEQEFLKCYKCKTTKMGTWDHPETERTIMQCDYCSTPWHLDCLPVPRASRKNLGSKWKCPLHAIVPKEKRRLARHQNYISLPLGACNDGDIEIKLDTVPIVANVGKDMQNAWEAGKKYNVIPRVQEHNVKLEFLDKVYKAKQAQRFQEICQQSYFLDKLLYSLPNDEMKPWLYFSLPDTTRKLWDLKELCTVASTELIKEEVSYEEIKQLQLLKKLIESKPKKDVLTFFGLNK
- a CDS encoding uncharacterized protein (Syntenic homolog of Ashbya gossypii AGL077W; Syntenic homolog of Saccharomyces cerevisiae YHL008C), with the translated sequence MADDSHYTTPHEAALAIVATAMKKSRLSLDTLLVNSTVGGILFSAGSMLFLAGHAGNLSLIESNPGLLDFLGAVTFVIGLFFVVMNGADLFNSNILFFSVALLRNAVSIYDLIVSWVLSWACNLIGTLFVCYVICHLSGVSSSADWVTASRLIVDQKAAHSFIETFIRGIAGNFFVSLAVYLQLMAKPPHVKLIIMVLPIFTFVAMGFTHVVADMYLIMMGMINGANLSVGRYIWALLLPSTLGNIVGGFIFSAIVPFYLHIIVVERDRKRLYLPEYAVRDEQTDVNVDSRVVRINSDEGRREGSDGSEKSSSTVSQSSGMFEAKSQISLPLHLASGISTLSEIRLRGTRSEDRSHAALPIRGIKTPLASEVNLHNAQNTSDKEMSKHSVNSDPYMGTSSIASLASLSQNSAYKVPTTLHNDTHENTTNYDPLVQMPMQYHPGHSIDTNVTLKLQRSPSTSEKNLGHKLQKTISSLTSPGKIQSTDDRSSLPLSNQECYKFVPGSTPNVGRGNIVRSRSFGQFIKAVSKPFKAPASHDIHEIYRRLSEAGITSTAARASDNIAGVDNYEGVKLPQRDMLFKRNLMKRLSYPDAAALRNDKL
- the PDS5 gene encoding sister chromatid cohesion factor PDS5 (Syntenic homolog of Ashbya gossypii AGL076W; Syntenic homolog of Saccharomyces cerevisiae YMR076C (PDS5)) produces the protein MTKNLPRLSFNKNIISSVNDTLSSNELLARLGTLHDELSLFEQGQLAIDSLSRYKSDLISKKLLKSKDPGVQAFVACCLSDLLRLYAPDAPYTDAELCEIFKLFINQFKMLSDAENGYYVQQTYLITRLLEFRSIVLVTDLSSSPKLIEDIFAVFYDKEHNSFQPKLTKIIGCLLGEILSECESVPMSVLRNIFNKFLTHDLGDKLNPLKSTIKDPAFEFSLTICQSYSNRLGRHFTKFYSEILYGITNSEQNRETGQSGVIQSTLDAGFKTLTKLHKLTANIWQHVPELLSSVVGFVYQELCSDNIPLRIGATRLVANILAIPSEVNFVTQYNDTYKAWLLKIADINSTVRSEWVNGIPDIINARTDISEDICKGIIKTLLDVNETVRLNTVEIFQDMPIKNFWNFIKDATIYTELLQLTREKNKNIRENCIKVVARIYTESVDEIERNRENEELWEVVDKTPCVLFNLYYINDPNITFQTDTVIFEKLFPLQPNDGLRVKRLLLLLSHFDQKAFSSFFAYNKRQVQMSNVLNKFIELCEVINSPDSNEESKLKLNKTIDWFVATLPTQIDCKAIFEKFLELNDKRIHHLIKTCIKRDVNYSTMKNSMVELITRLKDEELFKKRNVKIGSSFTRDTFQSVFKILIYRSAPLIYNVSTVPLLLDNNRNSTTLDLKRKLVEHISEVNPTIFRDQLVSLKEIVKRLDDTDILPGETMTVSEALKTIYKISISLTDIVDMDDEFFITRLKELAVDGTPDEAKYALKLISLTSNKTEILTSIKKQILPLAIEDCKNFPSHILVLAEIFKIDPHVLDDDSTDIVSYLIRHTLLANQVVGDSQSDGVWINDTQLNDPVYYPLASKLYSLKLFTNKLRSISNEVADDEIAQTFTEKTMKLFFYMLANGGELIAESNNENYPTPNNYQTKLRYYAGIQVLKVAKVPNFNSFILPKDIMKLVNLVEDECLEVRRAFLDKLRHYIGNEYISIKFLPLVFFMAYEPDTQLKQDIKTWINFTINKTGFQKGTIFERALPRLIHCIANHPDVIEGIKESGDTFLNSITTAIDYLVFYFDSVASSRNICLLYYLAGRVKQYQDSTINEEADTNDGAQSSPKNIYIISELTQLILSELKNQRGWNLPVYPGKLNLPSDLYQPFPSMDEAQRNTFVSYLPDDQIDSLVANIKGKLSRLSHNSSTRKQITQKKKLTSEYQNSRPSSSNKPKRRKIKDNDADGDDSDTSDAYVPKLRNENANIRKSTRSRKTVNYVEDDENENGD